The following are encoded in a window of Rhizobium sp. WYJ-E13 genomic DNA:
- a CDS encoding reverse transcriptase domain-containing protein, which translates to MPDGVFASSHLVYDLDEVEADWVPRDKDLKTYIHFDRSISALKLAQIANNPSEVAANSFLPLLLFHEEWTKFRKDGVRKRKIRPIRFASRKDAAIFARYRAKLSRLYERELRRRDISDVPVAYRRLPKIGGGNKSNIEIARDVFSFVRECGDCYVTVVDIKSYFESLDHQRIKGVWERLLGTPLPKDHLSVFNAVTRYSVVDIDELFARLQMHGKGHGKNRVEKRRRKIDTLRINGYKQICTPKEFRNIVAGNQSGKGSLIQKNGFDFGIPQGTPLSDLIANFYLIDFDEEMNSWAKAYGGLYRRYSDDIVVVLPKNGLADPMAAKQVLQNEIKKYGRQLKIQDKKVAVCEFRSGGGSLSFSHLYGKASKNGLEYLGFEFDGRTVKIKNSTLSNAWRKLKRRAYGDAWRYVKRYRAKGKLWLIANYNQQKLETRLLRDVTFNQDTGYETWTFSKYVSRSSKAFIGYNSIFSAQTQRYRRHAKFVIAKLFDKALKLYFK; encoded by the coding sequence ATGCCTGATGGTGTTTTTGCCTCCTCTCACCTAGTCTATGACCTTGATGAGGTAGAAGCTGATTGGGTGCCTCGAGATAAAGATCTTAAGACATATATCCATTTCGATAGAAGTATCTCGGCTTTGAAGCTTGCGCAGATCGCGAACAACCCGAGTGAGGTTGCTGCGAATTCTTTTCTCCCATTGCTGTTGTTCCATGAGGAGTGGACAAAATTCCGGAAAGATGGCGTTAGAAAGCGGAAGATACGGCCAATTAGATTCGCCTCCAGAAAAGATGCTGCGATTTTTGCACGTTATCGGGCGAAGCTCTCGCGATTGTATGAGAGGGAATTGAGAAGGCGGGATATTTCTGATGTCCCGGTGGCCTATCGCAGACTGCCAAAGATCGGTGGCGGTAACAAATCCAACATTGAAATTGCAAGAGACGTATTTTCGTTCGTAAGGGAATGCGGAGATTGTTACGTAACTGTCGTTGATATTAAATCATATTTTGAGAGTTTGGATCATCAACGTATAAAAGGTGTTTGGGAGCGTCTGCTTGGTACGCCGCTCCCCAAAGATCACCTTTCTGTATTTAACGCTGTTACAAGATATTCAGTTGTTGATATTGATGAATTATTCGCTCGCCTTCAAATGCATGGCAAAGGGCATGGAAAGAATAGGGTAGAAAAACGAAGGCGAAAAATTGATACTCTTAGGATTAATGGCTATAAACAGATTTGCACGCCAAAAGAGTTCAGAAATATTGTAGCCGGAAACCAATCTGGAAAAGGTAGCTTAATTCAAAAGAACGGATTTGATTTTGGAATCCCTCAAGGAACGCCGTTGTCCGATTTGATAGCAAACTTTTATCTTATCGATTTTGACGAGGAAATGAATTCTTGGGCGAAGGCTTACGGTGGACTTTATAGACGATATTCCGATGATATCGTTGTCGTGCTTCCGAAAAACGGACTTGCAGATCCAATGGCTGCAAAGCAGGTTCTTCAGAACGAAATCAAAAAATATGGCAGACAGCTAAAAATACAGGACAAGAAAGTCGCTGTGTGTGAATTCCGCAGTGGTGGCGGGAGCCTTTCATTTAGTCACTTATACGGAAAGGCATCAAAAAATGGTCTCGAATATCTCGGATTTGAATTCGATGGCCGGACTGTGAAAATCAAAAATTCGACTTTATCCAATGCTTGGAGAAAGCTGAAAAGACGCGCCTACGGTGATGCGTGGCGGTATGTGAAACGATACCGCGCGAAAGGGAAACTATGGCTGATTGCCAATTACAATCAACAGAAGCTTGAGACGAGATTGCTCCGCGATGTGACCTTCAATCAAGACACGGGATATGAGACCTGGACCTTTTCGAAATACGTAAGTCGATCAAGCAAAGCTTTTATTGGATACAATTCAATCTTCTCGGCTCAAACGCAGAGATATCGCCGCCATGCAAAGTTTGTAATTGCGAAGTTGTTTGATAAAGCCCTGAAATTGTACTTTAAGTAG
- a CDS encoding MBL fold metallo-hydrolase yields the protein MIFRQLFDSVSGTYTYLIASRRGGEALIIDPVLEKVDRYMQLVRELDLKLVKAVDTHLHADHITGLGALRDQTHCITVMGEQTKADVVAMRVSEGDRVTIEGISLDVLYTPGHTDDSYSYLMGDRIFTGDTLLIRGTGRTDFQNGDPRAQYDSIFNKLLRLPEETLLFPAHDYKGDTVSTIGEEKRFNPRLQVKSIDEYVELMNNLHLPNPKMMDVAVPANIHIGLHQEEIARKGWAVSAKDALDLRGRADVVIVDLREKNERERHGVIPGALHAPYADLQENLSEGGMLHELAVATGKRVVFYCAFGERSAMAVQAAQDAGVGTACHIEGGIDAWKKAGGVVGE from the coding sequence ATGATTTTCCGGCAGCTTTTCGACAGTGTCTCCGGCACCTACACCTATCTCATCGCCTCCAGGCGCGGCGGCGAGGCGCTGATCATCGATCCCGTGCTGGAAAAGGTGGACCGCTACATGCAGCTCGTGCGCGAGCTGGACCTGAAGCTGGTGAAAGCCGTCGATACCCACCTCCATGCCGACCACATTACCGGCCTCGGCGCGCTGCGCGACCAGACGCATTGCATCACCGTGATGGGCGAGCAGACCAAGGCGGATGTCGTGGCCATGCGGGTTTCCGAAGGCGACCGCGTCACCATCGAGGGCATCAGCCTCGACGTGCTCTATACGCCCGGCCATACGGACGATTCCTATTCCTACCTGATGGGCGACCGCATCTTCACCGGCGACACGCTGCTCATCCGCGGCACCGGCCGCACCGACTTCCAGAACGGCGATCCGCGCGCCCAATATGACTCGATCTTCAACAAGCTGCTCCGCCTGCCGGAGGAAACGCTGCTCTTCCCCGCCCATGACTACAAGGGCGACACGGTCTCCACCATCGGTGAGGAAAAACGCTTCAACCCGCGCCTGCAGGTGAAATCGATCGACGAATATGTGGAGCTGATGAACAACCTGCACCTGCCCAACCCCAAGATGATGGACGTCGCCGTCCCCGCCAACATCCATATCGGGCTGCATCAGGAGGAGATTGCGCGCAAGGGCTGGGCGGTGAGCGCGAAGGATGCGCTTGATCTGCGCGGGCGGGCCGATGTCGTGATCGTGGACCTGAGGGAGAAGAACGAGCGGGAACGGCATGGGGTGATCCCGGGCGCGCTGCATGCGCCCTATGCGGATCTGCAGGAGAACCTGTCAGAGGGCGGGATGCTACATGAGCTGGCGGTGGCGACGGGGAAGAGGGTGGTGTTTTACTGTGCGTTCGGGGAGCGGTCGGCGATGGCTGTGCAGGCGGCGCAGGATGCCGGCGTGGGGACGGCGTGCCATATTGAGGGTGGGATTGATGCCTGGAAGAAGGCTGGAGGTGTGGTGGGCGAGTGA
- a CDS encoding catalase: MARKTGKTAAPDGVTIHDQQLHRGNGGELHQTAADGADILTTAQGAPVSDDQNTLRVGARGPALVEDFHFREKIFHFDHERIPERVVHARGYGAHGFFETYESLSKYTRADLFQRPGEKTPAFVRFSTVAGSKGSFDLARDVRGFAVKIYTKEGNWDLVGNNIPVFFIQDAIKFPDIIHSVKPEPDRAFPQAQSAHDNFWDFISLTPESMHMIMWVMSDRAIPRSFRFMEGFGVHTFRFVNADGQSTFVKFHWKPKLGLQSVVSNEAVKINGADPDFHRRDLWQSIQSGNFPEWELCVQLFDQTFADEFDFDVLDPTKIIPEEILPVQPIGRLVLDRMPENFFAETEQVAFMTQNVPPGIDFSNDPLLQGRNFSYLDTQLKRLGSPNFTHLPINAPKCPFHHFQQDGHMAMRNPAGRANYEPNSWGLGPREAPDKGFRTFASEEDGQKVRLRPESFADHYSQARQFFISQTPPEQRHIAMALTFELSKVETPVIRERMISHLINIDETLANKVAAALGIAEMPKPADAAMPTRQDLPPSPALSIIERGPKRFEGRKLGLLVTDGSDAALVKAVSTAITGEMGLVEVIAPKVGGVTLSDGSFLEAQQMIDGGPSVLYDAVAVLPGEEALADLIKEAAARDFVADAFAHCKFIGYTAAALALMKKAGVEDLDEGTIELASAKDAKAFAAELGKLRVWAREPSVKL; encoded by the coding sequence ATGGCACGCAAGACCGGCAAAACAGCCGCGCCTGATGGCGTAACCATTCACGACCAGCAGCTTCACAGGGGCAATGGCGGCGAACTTCACCAGACCGCGGCCGATGGCGCTGACATCCTGACCACGGCCCAGGGCGCGCCCGTCTCCGACGATCAGAACACGCTGAGGGTCGGAGCCCGCGGGCCGGCCCTGGTGGAGGATTTTCATTTCCGTGAAAAGATCTTCCACTTCGACCATGAGCGCATTCCCGAACGCGTGGTCCATGCCCGCGGTTACGGCGCGCATGGCTTTTTCGAGACCTACGAATCCCTGTCGAAATACACGAGGGCCGATCTCTTCCAGCGGCCCGGCGAGAAGACGCCTGCCTTCGTGCGTTTCTCCACCGTGGCGGGCAGCAAGGGCTCCTTCGACCTCGCGCGCGACGTGCGCGGCTTCGCCGTGAAAATCTATACGAAGGAAGGCAACTGGGATCTCGTCGGCAACAACATTCCCGTCTTCTTCATCCAGGATGCCATCAAGTTTCCCGACATCATCCACTCCGTCAAACCGGAGCCCGACCGCGCCTTTCCGCAGGCCCAGTCGGCCCATGACAATTTCTGGGATTTCATCTCGCTGACGCCGGAAAGCATGCACATGATCATGTGGGTCATGTCCGACCGCGCCATCCCGCGCTCCTTCCGTTTCATGGAAGGCTTCGGGGTCCACACCTTCCGCTTCGTCAATGCCGACGGCCAGTCCACCTTCGTCAAGTTCCACTGGAAGCCCAAGCTCGGGCTGCAGTCCGTCGTCTCGAATGAAGCCGTCAAGATCAACGGCGCCGATCCGGATTTCCACCGCCGCGATCTCTGGCAATCCATCCAGTCCGGCAACTTCCCGGAATGGGAGCTTTGCGTTCAGCTCTTCGATCAGACATTCGCAGACGAGTTCGATTTCGACGTGCTCGACCCGACAAAGATCATTCCCGAGGAAATCCTGCCCGTGCAGCCCATCGGCCGCCTGGTGCTGGACCGTATGCCGGAGAACTTCTTTGCCGAGACCGAGCAGGTTGCCTTCATGACGCAGAACGTGCCGCCCGGGATCGATTTTTCCAACGATCCGCTGCTTCAGGGACGCAACTTCTCCTACCTCGACACCCAGCTCAAGCGCCTCGGCAGCCCGAACTTCACGCATCTGCCGATCAACGCGCCGAAATGTCCCTTCCATCATTTTCAGCAGGACGGGCATATGGCGATGCGCAATCCGGCCGGCCGCGCCAATTACGAACCAAATTCATGGGGGCTCGGGCCGCGGGAAGCCCCTGACAAGGGCTTTCGCACCTTCGCCTCCGAAGAGGACGGTCAGAAGGTGCGCCTGCGCCCCGAAAGCTTCGCCGATCATTACAGCCAGGCCCGCCAGTTCTTCATCAGCCAGACGCCGCCGGAGCAGCGCCACATCGCCATGGCCCTGACCTTCGAACTCAGCAAGGTGGAAACGCCCGTGATCCGCGAGCGGATGATCTCCCATCTCATCAACATCGACGAGACGCTGGCGAACAAGGTGGCTGCTGCGCTCGGCATCGCGGAGATGCCCAAGCCGGCCGATGCCGCCATGCCGACCCGGCAGGATCTGCCGCCCTCACCGGCTCTCAGCATTATCGAGCGCGGGCCGAAGCGCTTCGAGGGCCGCAAGCTCGGTCTGCTGGTGACCGATGGTTCGGATGCGGCGCTGGTGAAGGCTGTCAGCACCGCCATCACCGGGGAAATGGGCCTTGTCGAGGTCATCGCTCCGAAAGTGGGCGGCGTGACGCTGTCCGACGGCTCCTTCCTCGAGGCGCAGCAGATGATCGATGGCGGCCCCTCGGTGCTCTACGATGCCGTCGCCGTTCTTCCCGGTGAGGAGGCGCTGGCCGACCTCATCAAGGAAGCCGCCGCCCGCGATTTCGTTGCCGATGCCTTCGCCCATTGCAAGTTCATCGGATACACGGCTGCGGCCCTCGCCCTGATGAAGAAGGCCGGCGTGGAAGACCTCGATGAAGGCACGATCGAACTCGCCTCGGCCAAGGACGCAAAGGCCTTCGCGGCCGAACTCGGCAAGCTGCGCGTCTGGGCGCGGGAACCATCGGTGAAGCTGTAG
- a CDS encoding helix-turn-helix domain-containing protein — MTDWKTLREELPEDVRARLDAKRGERRLGKALAEVRKAMQATQQEVAARAGMTQNTVSKIESADDVLLSSIVRYMHSIGGGVELVLKTRDGKARRVDFDPEIYVKQTA; from the coding sequence ATGACTGACTGGAAAACGTTACGCGAGGAGCTTCCCGAGGATGTCCGCGCGCGGCTCGATGCGAAACGTGGGGAAAGGCGTCTGGGCAAGGCGCTGGCGGAAGTGCGCAAGGCGATGCAGGCCACGCAGCAGGAGGTCGCCGCTCGCGCCGGTATGACGCAAAACACCGTTTCCAAGATCGAGAGCGCTGACGATGTCCTCCTGTCGTCGATCGTGCGCTACATGCATTCTATCGGTGGCGGCGTCGAGCTTGTCCTGAAAACGCGTGATGGCAAGGCCAGGCGCGTTGATTTCGATCCAGAGATCTATGTGAAGCAAACGGCATAG
- the uvrB gene encoding excinuclease ABC subunit UvrB, with the protein MAKSPKKSPASTGFEEAPQSSFEGAPLSGSVADWVKQLEADAEAAGVESQREIASKAGKHRKKVENEARKHTEAVSVNKKATVSKTARGVSIGGSSDPKTRAAAGLNPVAGLDISLEDAGNLAQGGVTATVEALSKLIESGNPLHKNGKIWTPHRPARPDKSEGGIAIRMNSEYQPAGDQPTAIRDLVGGLETGERSQVLLGVTGSGKTFTMAKVIEETQRPALILAPNKTLAAQLYSEFKNFFPDNAVEYFVSYYDYYQPEAYVPRSDTYIEKESSINEQIDRMRHSATRSLLERDDCIIVASVSCIYGIGSVETYTAMTFQMNVGDRLDQRQLLADLVAQQYKRRDMDFQRGSFRVRGDTIEIFPAHLEDAAWRISMFGDEIDAITEFDPLTGQKTGDLKSVKIYANSHYVTPRPTLNAAIKSIKEELKGRLVELEKAGRLLEAQRLEQRTRYDLEMLEATGSCQGIENYSRYLTGRDPGDPPPTLFEYVPDNAIVFIDESHVTIPQIGGMYRGDFRRKATLAEYGFRLPSCMDNRPLRFEEWDAMRPDTIAVSATPGNWEMEQAGGVFAEQVIRPTGLIDPPVEVRSARSQVDDVLGEIRETAAKGYRTLCTVLTKRMAEDLTEYLHEQGVRVRYMHSDIDTLERIEIIRDLRLGAFDVLVGINLLREGLDIPECGFVAILDADKEGFLRSETSLIQTIGRAARNVDGKVILYADNITGSMQRAMDETARRREKQMAYNQEHGITPESVKAKISDILDSVYERDHVRADISGASGKGFADGGNLVGNNLQAHLNALEKSMRDAAADLDFEKAARLRDEIKRLKAVELAAMDDPLAREEAKAMEGKSRGGSSGAPSSSGSSRGSATVEATQATYFAKPHLDEMGRHVATPADGKSLFRRNTLDEMTVGRTEKPVTGHVPEKPEASMGTKRFSPLLEGQPERDDVRPLVRGKTGVGSYEDPGEQRRKGRTKNKTGRPGR; encoded by the coding sequence ATGGCAAAATCTCCGAAGAAATCCCCCGCCTCGACCGGTTTCGAGGAAGCCCCCCAATCGTCTTTCGAAGGCGCTCCCCTCTCAGGCTCCGTTGCCGACTGGGTGAAGCAGCTCGAGGCGGATGCGGAGGCCGCCGGTGTCGAAAGCCAGCGCGAAATCGCCTCCAAGGCGGGCAAGCACCGCAAGAAGGTCGAGAACGAGGCGCGCAAGCACACCGAGGCCGTCAGCGTCAACAAGAAGGCGACGGTGAGCAAGACCGCACGCGGCGTCTCCATCGGCGGGTCCAGCGATCCGAAGACGCGCGCGGCCGCGGGCCTGAACCCGGTCGCGGGTCTCGATATTTCGCTTGAGGATGCCGGTAATCTGGCGCAAGGCGGCGTCACCGCCACGGTGGAGGCGCTGTCCAAGCTGATCGAGAGCGGCAACCCGCTGCACAAGAACGGCAAGATCTGGACGCCGCACCGCCCTGCCCGGCCGGATAAATCCGAAGGCGGCATCGCCATCCGCATGAACTCCGAATACCAGCCCGCCGGCGACCAGCCGACGGCGATCCGCGATCTCGTGGGCGGGCTGGAGACCGGCGAGCGCAGCCAGGTTCTGCTCGGCGTCACCGGCTCGGGCAAGACCTTCACCATGGCCAAGGTGATCGAGGAAACGCAGCGCCCGGCCCTGATCCTCGCGCCGAACAAGACGCTGGCCGCCCAGCTCTATTCCGAATTCAAGAATTTCTTCCCCGACAATGCGGTGGAATATTTCGTTTCCTACTACGATTATTACCAGCCGGAAGCCTATGTGCCGCGCTCCGATACCTATATCGAGAAGGAAAGCTCCATCAACGAGCAGATCGACCGCATGCGCCACTCGGCGACGCGTTCGCTGCTCGAACGCGACGACTGCATCATCGTCGCCTCCGTCTCCTGCATCTATGGTATCGGCTCGGTCGAAACCTATACGGCCATGACCTTCCAGATGAATGTCGGCGACAGGCTGGATCAGCGCCAGCTGCTGGCCGATCTCGTGGCCCAGCAATACAAACGCCGCGACATGGATTTCCAGCGCGGTTCTTTTCGCGTGCGCGGCGACACGATCGAAATCTTCCCGGCCCACCTTGAGGATGCCGCCTGGCGCATCAGCATGTTCGGCGACGAGATCGACGCCATCACCGAATTCGACCCGCTGACCGGCCAGAAGACCGGCGACCTGAAATCGGTGAAGATCTACGCCAACTCACACTATGTCACCCCGCGCCCGACGCTGAATGCCGCGATCAAATCCATCAAGGAGGAGCTGAAGGGCCGCCTCGTGGAGCTTGAAAAGGCCGGCCGCCTGCTGGAGGCGCAGCGCCTGGAGCAGCGTACCCGCTACGATCTGGAAATGCTGGAAGCGACAGGCTCCTGCCAGGGCATCGAAAACTATTCGCGCTACCTCACCGGCCGCGACCCCGGCGACCCGCCGCCGACGCTGTTCGAATATGTGCCTGACAATGCCATCGTCTTCATCGACGAAAGCCACGTCACCATTCCGCAGATCGGCGGCATGTACCGGGGCGACTTCCGGCGCAAGGCGACGCTGGCCGAATATGGCTTCCGCCTGCCCTCCTGCATGGATAACCGCCCGCTGCGCTTCGAGGAATGGGACGCCATGCGCCCGGATACGATCGCCGTCTCGGCGACCCCGGGCAACTGGGAAATGGAACAGGCCGGCGGCGTCTTCGCCGAACAGGTCATCCGCCCAACCGGCCTCATCGATCCGCCCGTCGAGGTGCGCTCCGCCCGCAGCCAGGTGGACGACGTGCTCGGCGAAATCCGCGAGACGGCCGCCAAGGGCTATCGCACCCTCTGCACCGTGCTGACCAAGCGCATGGCCGAGGACCTGACCGAATATCTGCATGAACAGGGTGTTCGCGTGCGCTACATGCACTCGGATATCGACACGCTGGAGCGCATCGAGATCATCCGCGACCTGCGCCTCGGCGCTTTCGACGTGCTCGTCGGCATCAACCTCTTGCGCGAGGGCCTGGATATTCCCGAATGCGGCTTCGTCGCCATTCTCGACGCCGACAAGGAAGGCTTCCTGCGCTCCGAGACCTCGCTGATCCAGACGATCGGCCGCGCCGCCCGTAACGTCGACGGCAAGGTCATCCTCTACGCCGACAACATCACCGGCTCCATGCAGCGCGCCATGGACGAGACGGCGCGGCGCCGCGAAAAGCAGATGGCCTATAACCAGGAGCACGGCATCACGCCCGAAAGCGTCAAGGCCAAGATCTCCGATATCCTCGACTCGGTCTACGAGCGCGACCACGTCCGCGCCGATATCTCCGGCGCCTCCGGCAAAGGCTTCGCCGATGGCGGCAACCTCGTCGGCAACAACCTGCAGGCCCATCTCAACGCGCTCGAAAAGTCCATGCGCGACGCCGCCGCCGACCTCGACTTCGAAAAGGCCGCCCGCCTGCGCGACGAAATCAAACGCCTCAAGGCGGTGGAACTCGCCGCCATGGACGATCCTCTGGCGAGAGAGGAAGCCAAGGCGATGGAAGGCAAGAGCCGCGGCGGCTCCTCCGGCGCTCCGTCATCCTCGGGCTCGTCCCGAGGATCTGCCACGGTCGAAGCGACGCAGGCCACCTACTTCGCCAAACCCCACCTCGACGAAATGGGCCGCCACGTCGCCACCCCGGCCGACGGCAAGAGCCTCTTCCGCCGCAACACGCTGGACGAGATGACCGTGGGCCGGACGGAAAAGCCGGTGACCGGGCATGTGCCGGAGAAGCCGGAAGCGTCGATGGGCACGAAGCGGTTTTCGCCGCTGCTTGAGGGCCAGCCGGAGCGCGATGATGTGCGTCCGCTGGTGCGTGGGAAGACGGGTGTTGGGAGTTATGAGGATCCTGGCGAGCAGAGGCGCAAGGGGCGGACGAAGAATAAGACCGGGCGGCCGGGGCGGTGA
- a CDS encoding glycoside hydrolase family 15 protein — protein sequence MTAPIEDYALIGDCETAALVSRNGSIDWLCFPRFDSPACFAALLGTRENGFWSLAPSGGKYSTTRRYREDTLILETEFQTETGTAVLTDFMPLRDGASDLMRIVEAKSGSVAFDMELNLRFDYGRTVPWVTHGEDGGITAIAGPDRLTLNCAVPLEGRGLSTVGAFSVAAGEQQIFTLTWSPSHLPQPAPRQVEYALPDTEEFWQSFAAKCPKVGKWTEQVKRSLITLKALTYMPTGGIVAAATTSLPEKIGGPRNWDYRYCWLRDATLTLLALMKLGYYEEATAWRRWLLRAVAGAPAQMQIMYGVAGERNLLEWQVPWLQGYEGSAPVRIGNAAAEQVQLDVYGEVADAILQARKGGLPAHPRERELARAILPFLKKIWVEPDEGIWEVRGQRQHFTYSKVMAWVAFDRAVQIAEADGESEAAARWRALADRIHAEVCEKAFNAELGCFTQAYGSSAMDASLLHLGMVGFIAPDDPRYVATVEMVERKLLRDGLLLRYETQEVDDGLPPGEGAFLACSFWLVDAYNMIGRRDDALTLFERLLDICNDVGLLAEEYDPAAKRMLGNFPQAFSHIGLINSALNLARAEGPADQRSA from the coding sequence GTGACGGCACCTATCGAGGATTATGCCCTTATCGGCGATTGCGAAACCGCGGCACTCGTGTCCAGAAACGGCTCGATCGACTGGCTGTGCTTTCCGCGCTTCGATTCGCCCGCCTGTTTCGCCGCCCTGCTCGGCACGAGGGAGAATGGTTTCTGGTCGCTTGCGCCCTCGGGCGGCAAATACAGCACCACGCGCCGCTATCGCGAAGACACCCTTATCCTCGAAACCGAATTCCAGACCGAGACCGGCACCGCCGTCCTGACCGACTTCATGCCGCTACGCGACGGCGCCAGCGACCTGATGCGCATCGTCGAGGCCAAGAGCGGCAGCGTCGCCTTCGATATGGAGCTCAACCTTCGCTTCGATTACGGCCGGACCGTTCCCTGGGTCACGCATGGCGAGGACGGCGGCATCACCGCCATTGCCGGCCCTGACAGGCTGACCCTGAACTGCGCCGTGCCGCTCGAAGGCCGCGGGCTGAGCACGGTCGGCGCATTCTCGGTCGCGGCCGGCGAACAGCAGATCTTCACGCTGACCTGGTCGCCCTCGCATCTTCCGCAGCCGGCGCCGCGGCAGGTGGAATATGCGCTGCCGGACACGGAGGAATTCTGGCAATCCTTCGCCGCGAAATGCCCCAAGGTGGGCAAGTGGACGGAGCAGGTGAAGCGCTCCCTCATCACGCTGAAGGCGCTGACCTATATGCCGACGGGCGGCATCGTCGCGGCCGCCACGACGTCCCTGCCCGAAAAGATCGGCGGGCCGCGCAACTGGGACTATCGCTATTGCTGGCTGCGCGACGCGACGCTGACCCTGCTCGCCCTGATGAAGCTCGGCTATTACGAGGAGGCCACCGCCTGGCGCAGATGGCTGCTGCGCGCGGTCGCCGGGGCACCGGCACAGATGCAGATCATGTATGGCGTGGCCGGCGAGCGCAACCTGCTGGAATGGCAGGTGCCCTGGCTGCAGGGCTATGAAGGCTCCGCACCCGTGCGCATCGGCAATGCCGCCGCCGAGCAGGTGCAGCTCGATGTCTATGGCGAGGTGGCCGACGCCATACTGCAGGCCCGCAAGGGCGGCCTGCCGGCGCATCCGCGCGAGCGCGAACTGGCGAGGGCCATTCTGCCCTTTCTGAAAAAGATCTGGGTCGAACCCGACGAGGGCATATGGGAGGTGCGCGGCCAGCGCCAGCATTTCACCTATTCCAAGGTCATGGCCTGGGTGGCCTTCGACCGCGCCGTTCAGATCGCCGAGGCCGATGGCGAGTCGGAAGCCGCCGCCCGCTGGCGCGCGCTCGCCGATCGCATCCATGCCGAGGTCTGTGAAAAGGCCTTCAATGCCGAGCTCGGCTGCTTCACCCAGGCCTATGGCTCGAGCGCGATGGATGCCAGCCTGCTGCATCTCGGCATGGTCGGCTTCATTGCGCCTGACGATCCGCGCTATGTCGCGACCGTGGAGATGGTAGAGCGCAAGCTGCTGCGCGACGGCCTGCTGCTGCGCTACGAGACGCAGGAGGTGGATGACGGCCTGCCGCCGGGCGAAGGCGCCTTCCTCGCCTGCAGCTTCTGGCTCGTCGACGCCTACAACATGATCGGACGGCGCGACGATGCGCTCACACTCTTCGAGCGGCTGCTTGATATCTGCAACGATGTCGGGCTGCTGGCGGAGGAATACGATCCCGCCGCGAAGCGGATGCTGGGGAATTTCCCGCAAGCCTTCAGCCATATCGGACTGATCAACAGCGCGTTGAACCTGGCGCGCGCAGAAGGGCCGGCGGATCAGCGCTCGGCATGA
- a CDS encoding IS3 family transposase (programmed frameshift), whose translation MKTSRFSEPQILAILRQAEGGVAVPELCREHGMSTASFYKWRSKYGGMDASMISQMKALEDENRRLKKMYAEMSMQAELLKEAFGKKMTRPSQRREMAGKAVALRGVSIALACRTFEVSETCYRYSAKLNDENEQIADLLIGLTRAKKTWGFGLCFLYLRNVRGHRWNHKRVYRIYRELELNLRIKPRKRLRRDKPDALTVPDAPNLVWSMDFMADRLEDGRQFRLLNVLDDFNREGLGIEVDFSLPAERVIRSLNQIIEWRGRPFAIRVDNGPEYVSGKLMEWAEKQGIALSHIQPGKPQQNAYVERYNRTVRHEWLDQHIIESIEEAQEFATQWLWTYNNERPNMGIGGITPAQKLKMAA comes from the exons ATGAAGACGAGCAGATTTAGCGAACCCCAAATCCTTGCCATCCTGCGCCAGGCAGAAGGCGGCGTTGCGGTGCCGGAGTTATGCCGGGAACATGGAATGAGCACCGCCTCCTTTTACAAGTGGCGTTCGAAGTATGGCGGTATGGACGCCTCTATGATCAGCCAGATGAAGGCTCTGGAGGATGAGAACCGTCGGCTGAAGAAGATGTATGCGGAGATGAGCATGCAGGCGGAACTGCTGAAGGAGGCTT TTGGGAAAAAAATGACACGGCCATCTCAACGCCGAGAGATGGCCGGGAAAGCTGTGGCGTTGCGCGGGGTGAGCATTGCACTTGCCTGCCGCACCTTCGAGGTCAGCGAGACCTGCTATCGTTACAGCGCCAAGCTGAACGACGAGAACGAGCAGATCGCCGATCTCCTGATCGGGCTGACGCGGGCAAAGAAGACCTGGGGCTTTGGCCTGTGCTTTCTATACCTGCGGAATGTCCGAGGACATCGCTGGAACCACAAGCGCGTCTACCGCATCTACCGCGAGCTGGAGTTAAACCTCAGGATCAAGCCACGCAAGCGTTTGAGGCGGGACAAACCCGACGCTCTGACTGTGCCGGATGCGCCTAACCTGGTCTGGTCAATGGATTTCATGGCGGATCGTTTGGAGGATGGTCGGCAATTCCGACTGTTGAATGTCCTGGACGACTTCAACCGCGAGGGACTGGGCATCGAGGTGGACTTTTCGCTGCCTGCTGAACGCGTCATCCGCAGCCTGAACCAGATCATCGAATGGCGAGGCAGACCATTCGCCATTCGTGTGGATAACGGACCTGAGTATGTCAGCGGCAAACTGATGGAATGGGCCGAAAAGCAAGGAATTGCCTTGAGCCACATTCAGCCCGGAAAGCCGCAACAGAATGCCTATGTCGAGCGCTACAACCGCACCGTCCGACATGAATGGCTTGATCAACACATCATCGAAAGCATTGAGGAGGCGCAGGAATTCGCCACGCAGTGGCTATGGACCTACAACAACGAACGGCCCAATATGGGCATCGGCGGCATCACACCCGCCCAGAAACTGAAAATGGCCGCGTGA